A part of Scleropages formosus chromosome 3, fSclFor1.1, whole genome shotgun sequence genomic DNA contains:
- the LOC108926106 gene encoding allantoinase, mitochondrial, which yields MEPGSTVDAVRSQRVLCGNSICPAVIVIKDGKILSIHPDSELPFNDKWKVLDVGNKLVMPGVVDCHVHVNEPGRVSWEGYWTATRAAAAGGVTTIVDMPLNSIPPTTTLESFREKMQAAEGQCFVDTAFWGGVVPGNQWELRPMIQAGVAGFKCFLIHSGVDEFPHVTDGDLHITMKQLMGTGSVLLFHAEREIQTIPVKDEDPCEYSTFLRSRPDLMEIEAIRTITQLCLQYQVRCHIVHLSSAQPLKLIQEARQAGAPLTVETTHHYLNLSAEHIPPGATQFKCCPPIRGEANQEQLWLALKTGQIDMVVSDHSPCTPDLKKLETGDFTQAWGGISSLQFGLSLFWTTASQKGFSLSDVVRLLCQKPAELCGLGNQKGCLLPGHDADLVIWDPEKESEVTASCIHHKHKLTPYLGCKLRGEVCTTLLRGRIIYSHGFFSPQPLGKHLLISQPQSQASL from the exons ATGGAGCCTGGATCTACAGTGGATGCAGTGAGGAGCCAAAGGGTGCTGTGTGGTAATAGCATCTGTCCAGCAGTCATTGTCATCAAGGATGGGAAAATCCTCAGCATCCACCCTGATTCTGAGTTACCCTTCAATGACAAATGGAAG GTGCTGGATGTGGGCAACAAGCTGGTCATGCCGGGTGTTGTTGACTGTCACGTCCATGTGAACGAGCCAGGGCGCGTCAGCTGGGAGGGCTACTGGACTGCAACccgagcagcagctgcaggaggggTCACGACCATAGTGGACATGCCCCT aaaCAGCATTCCCCCTACAACCACCTTGGAGAGCTTCAGGGAGAAGATGCAGGCAGCTGAAGGACAGTGCTTTGTGGATACAGCATTCTGGGGAGGGGTTGTCCCAGGCAATCAA TGGGAACTGCGGCCCATGATCCAGGCAGGAGTTGCTGGCTTTAAGTGCTTTCTTATCCACAGTGGTGTGGATGAGTTCCCCCACGTCACTGACGGTGACCTGCACATCACtatgaagcagctgatgggcaCCGGTAGCGTCCTCCTG TTTCATGCTGAGAGGGAAATTCAGACCATACCTGTGAAAGATGAAG ATCCTTGTGAATACTCCACATTTCTGAGATCAAGGCCAGATCTCATGGAAATAGAGGCCATACGTACCATCACTCAGCTCTGCTTGCAGTATCA GGTTCGGTGCCATATTGTGCACCTGTCCTCTGCTCAGCCACTGAAGCTCATCCAGGAGGCACGGCAGGCTGGTGCTCCCCTCACTGTGGAGACCACCCATCACTACCTAAATCTGTCTGCTGAGCACATCCCCCCGGGAGCCACACAGTTTAAATGTTGCCCTCCTATCCGTGGAGAAGCAAATCAG GAACAACTTTGGTTAGCACTGAAAACTGGACAGATtgacatggtggtgtcagaccaTTCCCCCTGCACTCCAGATCTCAAGAAGCTGGAGACTGGAGATTTTACTCAAGCCTGGGGTGGGATCTCTTCCTTGCAATTTG GTCTGTCACTGTTCTGGACTACAGCTAGTCAGAAAGGATTCTCCCTGTCTGATGTGGTACGATTACTCTGCCAAAAGCCAGCAGAGCTCTGTGGCCTTGGCAACCAGAAGGGATGCCTTTTACCGGGCCATGATGCTGACCTTGTGATCTGGGATCCTGAGAAGGAGTCTGAG GTGACAGCATCATGTATACACCATAAACATAAG ctgACACCATACCTTGGCTGCAAGCTTCGAGGGGAAGTGTGTACTACCCTTCTAAGGGGGAGGATCATTTACAGTCACGGCTTCTTCTCCCCTCAACCTCTTGGGAAACACCTTCTCATCAGCCAGCCACAATCACAGGCATCACTGTGA